A genomic stretch from Anomaloglossus baeobatrachus isolate aAnoBae1 chromosome 5 unlocalized genomic scaffold, aAnoBae1.hap1 SUPER_5_unloc_18, whole genome shotgun sequence includes:
- the LOC142258927 gene encoding uncharacterized protein LOC142258927: MEYETDETVPTREKTFSCLKCRKCFARKSHLVIHHKIHTGDKPFSCSECGKRFIAKSELVIHQRSHTGEKPFSCSECGKCFIQKSCLVRHQKIHTGEKPFSCSECGKCFIRKSCLVRHQKLHTGEKPFSCSECGKCFIRKSKLVEHQRSHTGDKPLSCSECGKCFIQKSAFVKHQRSHTGEKPFSCSECEKCFSQMSHLVRHHTIHTGDKPFSCLECGKSFIAKSELVIHQRSHTGEKPFSCSECGKCFISKSDLVIHQRSHTGEKPFSCSECGQCFTSKSHLVRHHKIHTGEKPFSCSECGNCFIKKSDLVVHQRSHTGEKPFSCSECGKCYIQKAHLVRHERSHTGEKPFSCSECGQCFTSKSGLVKHVKKQHREGNLFHVVNN, from the coding sequence atgGAATATGAAACTGATGAAACGGTTCCTACAAgggagaagacattttcatgtttaaaatgtaggaaatgttttgccaggaaatcacatcttgttatacatcataaaattcacacaggggacaagccattttcatgttcagagtgtgggaaacgttttattgcgaaatcagagcttgttatacatcaaagatctcacacaggggagaagccattttcatgttcagaatgtgggaaatgttttattcagaaatcatgccttgtcagacatcagaaaattcacacaggggagaaaccattttcatgttcagagtgtgggaaatgttttattcggaaatcatgccttgttagacatcagaaacttcacacaggggagaaaccattttcatgttcagagtgtgggaaatgttttattcggaaatcaaaacttgttgagcatcaacgatctcacacaggagataagccactttcatgttcagaatgtggaaaatgttttatccagaaatcaGCTTTTGTTAAGCATCAAAGAtcgcacacaggggagaagccattttcatgttcagaatgtgaaaaatgttttagtcagatgtcacatcttgttagacatcatacaattcacacaggggacaagccattttcatgtttagagtgtgggaaaagttttattgcgaaatcagagcttgttatacatcaaagatctcacacaggagagaagccattttcatgttcagaatgtgggaaatgttttatttcaaaatcagatcttgttattcatcaaagatctcacacaggggagaagccattttcatgttcagaatgtgggcaatgttttactagtaaatcacatcttgttagacatcataaaattcacacaggggagaagccattttcatgttcagaatgtgggaattgttttattaagaaatcagatcttgttgtgcatcaaaggtctcacacaggggagaagccattttcatgttcagaatgtgggaaatgttatattcagaaagcacatcttgttaggcatgaaagatctcacacaggggagaagccattttcatgttcagaatgtgggcaatgttttactagtaaatcaggtcttgttaaacatgtgaagaagcagcacagggaagggaacctttttcatgttgtgaataattga